One window of the Triticum dicoccoides isolate Atlit2015 ecotype Zavitan chromosome 3B, WEW_v2.0, whole genome shotgun sequence genome contains the following:
- the LOC119278774 gene encoding E3 ubiquitin-protein ligase RGLG3-like, protein MWGWGKQEKADDTQSSPGMWGWGEEEEEEEEAHDEHRTRSWPIVWGEEDETDDEEDTRSPPTSWDENTDDEDVPSGSSEDVPSGSSEDVPSGSSEDVSSGSSEDVPSGSSEEEEPMYNYSTVDEVITALREAGLESSNLIFGIDFTKSNDWSGKHSFGGESLHAISRTPNPYEQAISIIGRTLSPFDDDNLIQCFGFGDVSTCDHSVFSFYEDYRPCCGFEEVLDRYKQMIPYLDLSGPTSFAPLIYAAISVVENSNYQHHVLVIIADGQVATSKSYSIVSPQEEATIQALIDASFYPLSIVMVGVGDGPWDEMQPADEGIPARAFYNFQFVNFTDIMSTSKDMEKKEAAFAFAALMEIPTQYKAAQGLLPPEWHEEMADPWMILPPPIEVLERDDAVAATYAPAATFQLTDVGNGALDEQVCPICLRNPRDMAFQCGHLTCRNCGPALSTCPVCCALITHDALLVRRAPPSEAEDPPFHPIWYQE, encoded by the exons ATGTGGGGCTGGGGCAAACAGGAAAAGGCTGATGACACCCA GTCGTCGCCGGGAATGTGGGGCtggggcgaagaggaagaggaagaggaagaggctcATGACGAGCATCGCACCCG GTCGTGGCCGATAGTGTGGGGCGAAGAGGACGAGACTGATGACGAGGAGGACACCCG ATCGCCGCCGACATCGTGGGACGAAAATACTGATGACGAGGACGTTCCCTCCGGGAGTTCCGAGGACGTTCCTTCCGGGAGTTCGGAGGACGTTCCCTCAGGGAGTTCCGAGGACGTTTCTTCGGGGAGTTCCGAGGATGTTCCCTCCGGGAGCTCCGAGGAAGAGGAGCCCATGTACAATTACAGCACGGTGGATGAG GTCATTACTGCACTGAGAGAAGCTGGGCTTGAATCATCAAATCTGATTTTTGGCATTGACTTCACCAAAAGCAATGATTGGTCAG GTAAGCATTCCTTCGGAGGAGAATCTCTGCATGCCATTAGTCGCACCCCAAATCCATATGAGCAAGCCATTTCTATTATTGGGCGAACACTATCACCTTTTGATGATGATAACTTGATACAATGCTTTGGATTTGGTGATG TTTCCACATGTGATCATTCCGTCTTCAGCTTTTACGAAGATTACCGTCCTTGTTGTGGTTTTGAGGAGGTTCTTGACAGATACAAACAAATGATTCCATATTTGGACCTTTCAG GACCAACTTCTTTTGCACCTCTTATCTACGCGGCGATTTCAGTTGTTGAAAACAGTAACTACCAACATCATGTCCTCGTCATCATAGCTGATGGACAG GTAGCCACCTCAAAGTCTTACAGCATCGTAAGTCCACAAGAAGAGGCAACTATACAAGCACTTATTGATGCTAG CTTCTATCCTCTTTCAATTGTGATGGTGGGAGTGGGCGATGGACCATGGGATGAAATGCAGCCTGCTGATGAGGGTATTCCTGCCAGGGCTTTTTACAATTTCCAG TTTGTGAACTTTACTGACATCATGTCAACAAGCAAGGATATGGAGAAGAAGGAGGCTGCATTTGCCTTTGCAGCTCTGATGGAAATACCCACTCAATACAAAGCGGCCCAAGGCCTCCTACCTCCAGA GTGGCACGAAGAAATGGCTGACCCTTGGATGATCCTTCCGCCACCAATTGAAGTCCTTGAACGTGACGATGCTGTTGCAGCTACCTATGCTCCAGCCGCAACCTTCCAGTTAACCGATGTTGGCAATGGCGCTTTGGATGAACAG GTATGCCCCATCTGCTTAAGGAATCCGAGGGACATGGCTTTCCAGTGCGGTCATCTG ACATGCAGGAATTGCGGTCCGGCGTTATCGACCTGCCCCGTGTGCTGTGCCCTGATCACGCATGATGCTCTTCTCGTAAGGAGGGCGCCGCCTTCTGAAGCGGAGGATCCGCCGTTCCATCCAATTTGGTATCAAGAATAA